One Alteromonas sp. KC3 DNA segment encodes these proteins:
- the murA gene encoding UDP-N-acetylglucosamine 1-carboxyvinyltransferase: protein MDKLVIKKSPALEGTVRISGAKNAALPLLMTSLLTDSPCRYTNVPRLRDINTTMALLRELGVEVAQPAPNDILIDASTLESVTASYDLVRTMRASILVLGPLLAKQGKANVSLPGGCAIGARPVNLHLTGLEKMGAKIEVDEGYIRAEVDGRLKGARIFMDMVSVGATENLLMAAALADGTTVLENAAREPEIVDLANCLIQMGAKISGAGSDKITVEGVETLSGCDYAVLPDRIETGTFLVAAAATGGKIRCTHAAPDTLDAVLDKLEQAGAKITTGDDWIELDMQGNKPKAVRVKTAPHPAFPTDMQAQFVTLNCVAEGTGVITETIFENRFMHVPELQRMGAEIALEANSAVSKGSSKLKGAPVMATDLRASASLVIAGLIAEGETHVNRIYHLDRGYEAIEEKLGALGANIQRVKE, encoded by the coding sequence GTGGATAAACTAGTTATAAAGAAGAGCCCGGCATTAGAAGGTACGGTGCGAATCTCCGGCGCGAAAAATGCTGCCCTTCCATTGTTGATGACAAGCCTGTTAACAGACTCTCCTTGTCGATACACAAACGTACCGCGTCTGCGCGATATAAATACCACGATGGCTTTGCTAAGAGAGCTGGGCGTGGAGGTTGCTCAACCAGCGCCGAATGACATCTTAATTGACGCAAGTACGCTAGAGAGTGTAACAGCATCTTATGATCTTGTTCGCACCATGCGAGCTTCTATTCTTGTGCTAGGTCCGCTACTAGCAAAACAAGGTAAGGCAAATGTGTCATTACCTGGCGGCTGTGCAATTGGCGCGCGACCGGTGAATCTGCATCTTACCGGCCTAGAAAAAATGGGCGCCAAGATTGAAGTTGATGAAGGTTATATTCGCGCTGAAGTTGATGGTAGGTTAAAAGGCGCACGCATATTCATGGATATGGTAAGCGTGGGAGCCACCGAGAATCTACTGATGGCTGCAGCGCTTGCTGATGGTACTACTGTACTAGAGAACGCAGCACGTGAGCCTGAAATTGTAGATTTGGCAAATTGCTTAATTCAAATGGGTGCAAAGATCAGCGGCGCCGGTAGTGATAAAATTACGGTTGAAGGTGTAGAAACACTGTCTGGCTGTGATTATGCTGTGTTACCTGACCGTATTGAGACGGGGACGTTTCTTGTTGCGGCTGCCGCAACGGGCGGTAAAATTCGATGCACCCATGCAGCGCCTGATACTCTTGATGCCGTGCTCGACAAGCTTGAGCAAGCCGGTGCAAAAATTACCACTGGTGATGACTGGATTGAGCTTGATATGCAAGGAAACAAGCCCAAGGCTGTGCGCGTAAAAACAGCGCCACACCCAGCGTTTCCCACTGACATGCAAGCTCAGTTTGTGACCCTTAATTGTGTTGCTGAGGGTACGGGTGTTATCACCGAAACTATTTTCGAAAATCGCTTTATGCATGTGCCTGAGTTGCAACGTATGGGCGCTGAAATTGCGCTAGAGGCAAACTCTGCGGTTTCAAAAGGAAGCTCAAAACTGAAAGGCGCGCCTGTAATGGCAACAGACCTGCGAGCATCTGCTAGTTTGGTTATTGCTGGACTTATTGCAGAAGGTGAAACCCACGTAAATCGAATCTATCATTTAGATAGAGGGTATGAAGCCATTGAAGAAAAGCTTGGTGCGCTAGGAGCTAATATTCAACGCGTAAAAGAATAA
- a CDS encoding trypsin-like peptidase domain-containing protein, with protein MIGRSTLNFILKSIFLGITVAVLLLLFLPDLRQGNGLATSWFATPSVSANRESYFGALSRSAPAVVNIYSVSIENDTGLFRNQPRERTSLGSGVIMTENGYILTCHHVVQDADSIYVAVQDGRVLEAQIVGTDPLTDLAVLKVTADNLHIIPQVSEPDTHVGDVVMAIGNPFDLGQTITQGIVSRAGRNGLSNYVDFIQTDAVLNQGNSGGALVDSNGILLGITNANFQVRDSRNRVRNVDGINFAVPYELAKRVMDEIISNGRVIRGQLGFIGSENRNRPGIDVTAVAKGSPADLAGLQPGDIIVAIDGVQLESASKTLDMIAETTPGTELDIEISRDGRSLSIKATVAELRTNQ; from the coding sequence GTGATTGGCCGTTCAACCTTAAACTTCATACTTAAATCAATCTTCCTTGGCATCACTGTAGCGGTGCTTTTGTTGCTCTTTTTACCAGATTTGCGGCAAGGCAACGGCCTGGCCACCAGCTGGTTTGCAACACCGTCTGTAAGTGCAAATCGAGAAAGTTACTTTGGTGCATTAAGTCGCTCTGCGCCTGCGGTGGTGAATATATACAGTGTCAGTATCGAAAACGACACTGGCTTGTTTAGAAACCAGCCTCGTGAGCGAACAAGTTTGGGGTCCGGTGTAATTATGACCGAAAATGGTTATATATTGACTTGCCACCATGTCGTTCAAGATGCTGATAGCATATACGTAGCGGTTCAAGATGGGCGTGTGCTTGAAGCTCAAATTGTGGGTACCGATCCTCTCACCGATTTGGCGGTGCTAAAAGTCACTGCTGATAACCTACATATTATTCCACAGGTTTCGGAACCAGATACTCACGTGGGCGACGTGGTTATGGCTATAGGCAACCCTTTTGATCTTGGCCAGACCATTACTCAGGGTATCGTCAGCCGTGCTGGTCGTAATGGGCTGTCTAACTACGTCGACTTTATTCAGACAGATGCGGTACTTAACCAAGGCAATTCAGGCGGCGCCTTGGTTGACAGTAACGGTATTTTACTCGGTATCACTAATGCGAATTTTCAAGTACGTGACTCGCGCAATCGCGTTCGAAATGTAGATGGTATTAACTTCGCTGTACCTTACGAACTCGCTAAGCGAGTGATGGACGAAATTATTAGCAATGGGCGTGTTATTCGAGGTCAACTTGGTTTTATAGGCAGTGAGAATCGCAACAGGCCAGGTATTGATGTAACGGCTGTCGCCAAAGGTAGTCCGGCCGATTTGGCGGGGCTTCAACCTGGCGATATCATTGTGGCGATTGATGGTGTACAGCTTGAGAGCGCATCGAAAACCCTTGATATGATTGCAGAAACCACGCCGGGAACAGAACTAGACATTGAAATAAGTCGCGATGGACGCTCATTGTCAATAAAGGCTACCGTTGCCGAGTTAAGAACAAATCAGTAA
- a CDS encoding DegQ family serine endoprotease yields the protein MSFRHCLLASAVVVSSLGFTASTQAALPFFSDSKDEVPSLAPMLEEATPAVVSIAVEGTQTSRQRVPEMFRYFFGAPQEQVQERPFRGLGSGVIIDADKGYVVTNNHVVDNADEITVKLTDGREFKAKKLGADEQSDIALLKIEPDDLKALPLADSDKLRVGDFVVAIGNPFGLSQTVTSGIVSALGRSGLSIGGYEDFIQTDAAINRGNSGGALVNLRGELVGINTAIFGPNGGNVGIGFAIPANMMKSLADQIAEYGEVRRGLLGILGNDIDAGLAEAMNAEVNIGAFVSEVQPDSAAEKGGLQAGDIITAINGRQLNSFQELRAKIASMGAGAEVELTVMRKGKKMTVDVVLDDATDTTVTAAQIHPALEGATLTNGEDNAGNTGVVVSEVERGAPAARIGLQENDVIIGVNRVRTSSVAEFRNALDEAKGVIALNVKRGNSTLYLVIRQ from the coding sequence ATGTCTTTCCGCCATTGTCTATTGGCGTCTGCCGTTGTTGTTAGTTCATTAGGCTTTACTGCTAGCACACAGGCGGCGTTACCGTTTTTCTCTGACAGCAAGGACGAAGTCCCCTCTCTCGCCCCTATGCTAGAAGAAGCGACGCCTGCTGTAGTCAGTATCGCTGTCGAAGGAACCCAAACCTCAAGACAGCGTGTGCCTGAAATGTTCCGCTATTTCTTTGGTGCGCCTCAAGAGCAAGTGCAAGAGCGCCCATTTAGAGGATTAGGCTCAGGTGTCATTATCGACGCCGACAAAGGTTATGTTGTTACTAATAATCACGTTGTAGATAACGCTGACGAAATCACTGTTAAGCTTACTGATGGCCGTGAATTCAAGGCCAAAAAGCTTGGTGCTGACGAACAGAGCGACATTGCCTTGCTTAAAATCGAACCTGATGACTTAAAAGCATTGCCACTTGCTGACTCTGATAAGTTACGCGTAGGTGATTTTGTGGTGGCGATTGGTAACCCCTTTGGTCTATCACAAACTGTCACCTCAGGTATTGTTAGCGCATTAGGCCGCTCTGGTTTGAGTATCGGCGGTTACGAAGACTTTATTCAAACTGACGCCGCTATTAACCGAGGAAACTCTGGTGGTGCATTGGTAAATCTACGCGGTGAATTGGTTGGGATAAACACCGCCATATTTGGTCCTAACGGCGGTAACGTGGGAATTGGTTTTGCCATTCCTGCTAACATGATGAAAAGCTTGGCCGACCAAATCGCAGAATATGGTGAAGTTCGCCGCGGTCTTTTAGGTATTTTGGGCAACGACATTGATGCTGGTCTTGCAGAAGCAATGAATGCCGAGGTCAATATCGGTGCGTTTGTGAGTGAAGTACAGCCTGACTCAGCTGCTGAGAAAGGTGGTCTTCAAGCAGGTGACATCATCACCGCTATTAACGGTAGACAGTTAAATAGCTTCCAAGAGCTACGCGCGAAAATTGCTAGTATGGGCGCAGGCGCTGAAGTAGAACTGACCGTTATGCGCAAGGGTAAGAAAATGACCGTTGATGTTGTCCTTGATGATGCAACAGATACAACGGTAACCGCTGCACAAATCCATCCTGCGTTAGAAGGTGCAACCTTAACAAATGGCGAAGATAATGCGGGTAATACTGGTGTAGTCGTGTCTGAAGTAGAACGCGGTGCCCCTGCAGCACGAATAGGTCTACAAGAGAACGATGTGATCATCGGTGTTAACCGAGTACGCACATCAAGTGTTGCTGAATTTAGGAATGCGTTAGACGAAGCCAAAGGCGTAATTGCACTTAACGTGAAGCGTGGAAATTCCACACTCTACTTGGTAATTCGTCAATAG
- a CDS encoding ZapG family protein: MELLVSLALLVVGLIIGFFVGRFFQQKQGAGNTAQTEKQVKEILAQQAQHHIHQTRQSLESIENQCDVLKQQIEEYELLLAQGSDEEDSKVPFYGEQATTYLRNNLKKSDKARVKRVSDTQPKDFANSGSGLFVGRSEQNNAEKQ; the protein is encoded by the coding sequence ATGGAATTGTTAGTATCTCTTGCTTTATTAGTAGTTGGCCTAATTATTGGCTTTTTTGTAGGTCGCTTTTTTCAGCAAAAGCAAGGTGCAGGTAACACCGCACAAACTGAGAAGCAGGTGAAAGAAATTCTTGCACAGCAGGCGCAACACCATATTCATCAGACCCGTCAAAGCTTGGAAAGCATTGAAAACCAGTGCGACGTGCTTAAACAACAAATTGAAGAATATGAACTGTTGCTAGCGCAAGGCAGCGATGAAGAAGATAGCAAGGTTCCTTTTTACGGGGAACAAGCAACGACTTACTTACGAAATAATCTTAAGAAGTCTGATAAAGCTCGCGTGAAACGCGTATCTGATACGCAACCGAAAGACTTTGCAAATTCTGGTTCAGGGTTATTCGTCGGACGTTCTGAGCAGAATAACGCAGAAAAACAGTAA
- the zapE gene encoding cell division protein ZapE, which translates to MTPWEKYQLDLQSSDFHYDAAQENAVKELQRLYDELTQPEKKTTWRVKLKAAFGKGHAKPGIQGIYFYGGVGRGKTYLVDTFYDCLPFEKKMRVHFHRFMYRIHDELKQLKNAQDPLKLVAAKLAKEARVICFDEFFVSDITDAMILGTLMEELFGHGIVLVATSNIVPDDLYKNGLQRARFLPAIDLLNQNTRVVNVDSGIDYRLRTLEQAEIYHFPLDDKATENLHCYFAQLAPEEGTSGEEIDVNNRKIKTLRNADGVLMIDFSDLCGGPRSQSDYIELSRCYHSVLLANVKEMGQHNDDVARRFIAMVDEFYERNVKLIISAEVALEKLYTEGLLNFEFRRCLSRLKEMQSHDYLATEHLP; encoded by the coding sequence ATGACGCCATGGGAAAAATATCAGCTAGATTTACAGTCGTCTGACTTTCATTATGATGCAGCGCAAGAAAACGCGGTTAAAGAGTTGCAGCGCTTGTACGATGAGTTAACCCAGCCAGAAAAGAAAACGACATGGCGGGTGAAGTTAAAAGCGGCGTTCGGAAAGGGCCATGCTAAACCTGGTATTCAGGGTATCTATTTTTACGGCGGCGTGGGTCGCGGAAAAACTTACCTAGTTGATACCTTTTACGATTGTCTGCCGTTTGAAAAGAAAATGCGCGTTCACTTTCACCGCTTTATGTATCGTATTCACGATGAACTTAAGCAGCTGAAAAACGCACAAGATCCGCTGAAGCTGGTTGCTGCAAAGCTTGCGAAAGAGGCGAGAGTTATCTGTTTCGATGAGTTTTTCGTGTCTGATATTACCGATGCGATGATTTTAGGTACCTTGATGGAAGAGCTCTTCGGTCACGGTATTGTGCTTGTGGCCACGTCAAATATTGTACCAGATGACCTGTATAAGAATGGTTTACAACGCGCCCGGTTTTTACCTGCCATTGACCTGCTCAACCAAAACACGCGTGTTGTGAATGTCGACAGCGGTATTGATTATCGGCTTCGTACCCTCGAACAAGCAGAAATTTATCACTTCCCACTGGATGACAAAGCAACAGAAAACCTGCATTGCTATTTTGCTCAACTGGCACCGGAAGAAGGTACGTCAGGTGAAGAGATAGATGTGAATAACCGGAAGATCAAAACGCTGCGCAATGCCGATGGTGTGCTTATGATTGATTTTAGCGATCTTTGCGGCGGCCCGCGCAGTCAAAGTGATTATATAGAGCTTAGCCGCTGCTATCATTCTGTGCTGCTAGCCAATGTAAAAGAGATGGGGCAGCACAACGATGATGTGGCACGGCGCTTTATTGCAATGGTTGATGAGTTTTACGAGCGCAATGTAAAGCTGATTATTTCTGCAGAAGTTGCGTTGGAAAAGTTGTACACAGAAGGACTGTTGAATTTCGAATTTAGACGCTGTTTAAGCCGTTTAAAAGAGATGCAATCACACGATTACCTAGCAACGGAACATTTGCCTTAA
- a CDS encoding YebC/PmpR family DNA-binding transcriptional regulator, protein MGRAFEVRKNAMAKTAGQKTKVYSKYGKEIYVCAKNGGADPDTNLSLRRLMEKAKKDQVPSHVIEKAIDKAAGGAGEDFQPMRYEGFGPGNCMVIVDCLSDNANRTITEVRNCFTKTNAKLGAQGAVSHMFDHQAVFQFEGDDEDAILEVLMEADVDVTDVEVEDGKVTVYAPHTEFYQVKTALTEAYPDISFIAEEMSWMPQTETEISEEDMPMFEKFMDMLNDCDDVQDVYHNAITPN, encoded by the coding sequence ATGGGAAGAGCATTCGAAGTACGTAAAAACGCCATGGCAAAAACTGCCGGCCAAAAAACTAAAGTGTATTCTAAGTACGGTAAAGAAATTTACGTATGTGCGAAAAATGGTGGTGCCGATCCAGACACTAACCTTTCACTTCGCCGCTTAATGGAAAAGGCGAAGAAAGACCAAGTTCCAAGCCACGTAATTGAAAAAGCGATTGATAAAGCTGCCGGTGGTGCTGGTGAAGATTTCCAGCCTATGCGCTACGAAGGTTTTGGACCGGGTAATTGTATGGTAATTGTTGACTGCTTGTCAGATAACGCTAACCGCACTATCACTGAAGTTCGTAACTGCTTTACAAAAACAAATGCCAAGCTAGGTGCCCAAGGTGCGGTATCGCACATGTTCGATCACCAAGCTGTATTTCAGTTTGAAGGCGACGACGAAGACGCTATTTTAGAAGTTCTAATGGAAGCTGATGTCGATGTTACTGACGTTGAAGTCGAAGATGGCAAAGTGACCGTGTACGCGCCGCACACTGAATTCTATCAAGTGAAAACGGCATTAACTGAGGCTTATCCAGACATTAGCTTTATTGCAGAAGAAATGAGTTGGATGCCACAAACTGAAACAGAGATCAGTGAAGAAGACATGCCAATGTTCGAAAAGTTTATGGATATGCTGAACGACTGCGATGATGTTCAGGACGTATATCACAACGCAATTACACCTAATTAA
- a CDS encoding group I truncated hemoglobin encodes MTFRTYVLSALLLVAILGCASTSRQSLYDEIGGHQTLNTIFGVSITRIYTHPEIGHYFKGVPKQHLREQLVAQTCELIGGPCEYDGKSMLESHKGLDIKEREFYILVEIVQGAMRDVGLTYQQENQILKKLAPIKYQTIDL; translated from the coding sequence ATGACTTTTCGAACTTATGTACTTAGCGCCTTGCTTCTAGTAGCAATCTTAGGGTGTGCATCAACGTCTCGTCAGAGTCTGTACGATGAGATTGGTGGCCATCAAACCCTAAACACCATTTTTGGTGTATCGATAACCCGTATTTATACCCACCCTGAGATTGGCCACTATTTTAAAGGCGTTCCGAAGCAGCATTTGCGTGAGCAATTAGTAGCACAAACGTGCGAACTCATCGGTGGGCCTTGTGAATACGACGGAAAAAGTATGTTGGAGTCACATAAGGGCTTAGATATAAAAGAACGCGAGTTCTATATTCTTGTTGAAATTGTACAAGGCGCTATGAGAGATGTAGGGCTCACTTACCAACAAGAAAATCAGATATTAAAAAAGTTAGCCCCCATTAAGTACCAGACTATCGATTTGTAG
- a CDS encoding DUF3034 family protein, which translates to MKKYVLALAALSALTVNADTGSRLIASGGITSIEGVAGGGITPWAFIGGYASKEEISYNANLQYLSLNDYSLTTAGGSISFYDRVEVSLQRQKLEIASGLTSNVFALLTDGAITNANSATIEQDILAVKVKLFGDGVFTQDSWMPQVSAGAQYKKNNDFDSSLSLPDGSVPLPNIGVPQLLGAKDDSGTDVYITATKLWLGAVNGYNLLTNVTARYTKANTLGLLGFGSQTDDDATLEWEGSLALLISPTTAIGAEFRTQSDRLGGLAEEDTISDIFVAYFPNKSMSLTAAYVDMGNLPLQQSSSGFYLTFNANF; encoded by the coding sequence ATGAAGAAATACGTTTTAGCGCTCGCTGCACTAAGTGCCCTAACAGTGAATGCTGATACGGGCTCGCGGCTCATTGCTTCAGGTGGTATTACTTCGATAGAGGGCGTTGCAGGTGGTGGTATCACGCCTTGGGCTTTTATTGGCGGGTACGCGAGCAAAGAAGAAATCTCTTACAATGCAAATTTGCAATACCTAAGTTTAAACGACTATTCGCTTACCACTGCGGGAGGGAGTATTAGTTTCTATGATCGCGTTGAAGTAAGTCTTCAGCGACAGAAATTAGAAATAGCATCAGGGTTAACCAGCAATGTATTTGCATTACTTACTGACGGCGCTATTACCAACGCTAATTCAGCAACCATTGAGCAAGATATTTTAGCTGTTAAGGTGAAACTATTTGGTGACGGTGTCTTTACTCAAGACTCTTGGATGCCGCAAGTTTCTGCCGGTGCACAGTATAAGAAAAATAACGATTTTGACAGCTCGCTAAGCCTGCCAGATGGTAGCGTACCGCTACCTAATATTGGCGTGCCTCAACTACTCGGCGCCAAAGATGACAGCGGTACGGACGTATATATCACGGCCACCAAGCTTTGGTTAGGTGCAGTAAATGGCTACAACTTGCTAACTAATGTAACCGCTCGATACACCAAAGCAAATACACTCGGCCTATTAGGTTTTGGCTCGCAAACTGATGACGACGCAACTTTGGAATGGGAAGGCTCGCTTGCACTTCTTATAAGCCCGACCACTGCAATAGGCGCTGAATTTCGAACTCAATCAGACCGCCTTGGTGGGCTCGCCGAGGAAGATACGATTAGCGATATCTTTGTTGCTTACTTCCCCAATAAATCCATGTCACTAACCGCTGCTTATGTCGATATGGGAAACTTGCCGCTGCAACAAAGTTCAAGTGGTTTTTATCTTACCTTCAATGCCAACTTTTAA
- a CDS encoding LysR family transcriptional regulator encodes MNRTHVDLAKLVQSAPLLAAIHSERSFTKAAEKLGIDQSAVSHRVKSIEASIGFALFSRTTRQLALTDAGRILCEAATSSVDLWTQALAQLERINKTEQIQLSVSSSLAMKWLIKTLPSAKQYGVSVALNVDDELVEFEQSGIDAAIRFGVGPFPGHYAVRISKCALQPVVSPHYASSILQSKEESSTLLLNSNTVFLADRKGEHDKTQYNWETYIKKAKLSIDHFGISYEFDRADLLLQSVISGLGVGLGRTLLIEDDINRGFLKPIGKAVSIDASYWLVCSANFAQTERFENLQRWLRSLVCTTN; translated from the coding sequence ATGAATAGAACTCATGTCGATTTGGCCAAACTGGTACAAAGCGCTCCTTTGCTCGCAGCAATTCATAGCGAGAGGAGTTTTACTAAAGCAGCCGAAAAGCTTGGTATTGACCAGTCAGCGGTAAGCCACAGAGTAAAATCAATTGAAGCGTCGATTGGCTTTGCCTTGTTTAGTCGCACAACTCGGCAATTAGCCCTTACTGATGCCGGACGCATTTTATGTGAGGCAGCAACATCGTCTGTTGATCTGTGGACGCAGGCTTTAGCACAGTTAGAAAGAATAAATAAAACTGAACAAATTCAACTTTCTGTTTCTTCCTCTCTAGCAATGAAGTGGCTTATTAAAACACTACCAAGTGCTAAGCAATACGGTGTTAGCGTTGCACTTAATGTTGATGATGAGCTTGTGGAGTTTGAGCAAAGTGGCATTGATGCCGCAATACGGTTTGGTGTAGGTCCCTTTCCTGGCCATTATGCTGTGCGTATTTCAAAGTGTGCCTTACAACCTGTAGTAAGTCCCCACTACGCCTCTTCTATCCTCCAGTCAAAGGAAGAAAGTTCAACACTGTTATTAAACAGCAATACTGTGTTCCTTGCAGACCGAAAGGGAGAGCATGACAAAACGCAGTACAACTGGGAAACTTACATTAAAAAAGCGAAGCTATCGATTGACCACTTCGGTATTTCTTACGAATTCGACCGAGCGGACTTGTTGCTACAAAGTGTCATTAGTGGCTTAGGTGTAGGGCTAGGTCGCACACTGCTCATCGAAGATGATATTAACCGTGGCTTTCTAAAGCCTATTGGAAAAGCGGTTTCAATTGACGCGAGTTACTGGCTAGTATGCTCTGCAAACTTTGCTCAAACTGAGCGTTTTGAAAACTTACAGCGCTGGCTTAGATCGCTTGTGTGCACAACCAACTAA
- a CDS encoding PhzF family phenazine biosynthesis protein, with product MKSSHLKVQGNTISAHIVSGFTHNGIGGNPAGVVLDADALSEAQMLKVAAQLGLSETAFVSNSTSDGFKLDFFTPVRRIAHCGHATVAAFAYMAEKGIVQEGMTSKETVDGSRAISIKGTMAYMEQLSPRYTAPSDWLKQGVTLDSVLDSVGLSTKDLDVTVSPILVNTGNSFIVIGVKEGTRLQQLEPNFDAIETISNKLDLVGYYLFTTNPGATDKDATTRMFAPRYGIKEESATGMAAGPLACVLHDIVGIKKQTFQIEQGKFMALPSPSLISVDLTTSNGKITGLMAGGKGKVQQDIEIEL from the coding sequence ATGAAAAGTTCTCATTTAAAGGTGCAGGGAAATACAATCTCTGCACACATTGTTAGTGGTTTTACTCACAACGGAATAGGAGGAAATCCTGCTGGCGTGGTGCTTGATGCAGACGCGCTAAGCGAAGCGCAAATGCTAAAAGTTGCAGCGCAATTAGGCCTATCTGAAACCGCTTTTGTTTCTAATTCGACAAGTGATGGCTTTAAGTTAGACTTCTTTACCCCCGTTCGTCGGATTGCTCATTGTGGACACGCCACGGTAGCGGCCTTTGCTTACATGGCTGAGAAGGGGATAGTACAAGAGGGCATGACATCGAAAGAGACGGTTGATGGCTCAAGAGCTATTTCAATTAAAGGTACTATGGCGTATATGGAGCAACTAAGCCCAAGGTATACTGCCCCCTCAGACTGGCTGAAACAGGGGGTTACGCTAGATAGCGTTCTTGACTCTGTTGGACTTTCGACAAAAGACTTGGACGTGACAGTAAGCCCAATACTGGTTAACACCGGTAATAGCTTCATCGTTATTGGTGTAAAAGAAGGAACGAGGTTACAACAACTCGAGCCCAACTTTGATGCAATAGAGACTATCAGTAATAAACTGGATCTTGTTGGTTACTACCTTTTTACCACCAATCCCGGTGCTACAGATAAAGATGCGACAACCAGAATGTTTGCGCCGCGCTATGGCATAAAAGAAGAATCTGCAACCGGCATGGCAGCAGGGCCTTTAGCGTGTGTATTGCATGATATTGTAGGTATAAAGAAGCAAACATTTCAGATAGAGCAGGGCAAATTCATGGCACTGCCATCGCCGAGTTTGATTAGTGTGGACCTTACTACCTCAAACGGTAAAATTACGGGGCTAATGGCCGGCGGGAAAGGCAAGGTTCAGCAAGACATTGAGATAGAACTTTGA
- a CDS encoding LysR family transcriptional regulator: protein MRTKYLSENTQCCFSVFPKPIDRIDSIKATPISKWRVTLDRLTAMQVFVAVFESGSFSAAARKLNKPQTTISRQVKDLEEYLGVQLILRTTRTLSLTEAGRNYLSCAKKLLDSLNEMEQEVKGEFKEPKGNLTITAPIIMGRMHVFPLLAEYMSAFPDVSVRLILTDQNMHLYEDLVDIAIRVGNLPNSDLVAKKIGEVHKILCASPEYIERNGMPKSPQALSHHSVITFEGLDSTTRWRFSEHGKDIDVPVMSRMKANSTDIAVLSARESLGIARVLSYQALPYLMNNELVRILNEYNPPALPVNLLFIRHDPLPIKQRSFIDFMVPRLQARLADVARDWHSLDQQNAN, encoded by the coding sequence ATGCGTACAAAATACTTGTCCGAGAATACGCAATGTTGCTTTTCAGTCTTCCCTAAACCTATAGATAGGATAGACTCAATAAAGGCTACACCGATCAGTAAATGGAGAGTAACGTTGGACAGGCTAACGGCAATGCAGGTGTTTGTAGCAGTCTTTGAGAGCGGTAGTTTTTCAGCCGCCGCCAGAAAGCTCAACAAGCCCCAAACCACAATTAGTCGCCAAGTGAAAGATCTTGAAGAATACTTGGGTGTTCAATTGATTTTAAGGACAACACGCACGCTCTCGCTCACCGAAGCAGGCAGAAACTATCTCTCCTGTGCAAAAAAGTTGCTCGACTCATTAAATGAGATGGAACAAGAAGTGAAAGGGGAATTCAAAGAGCCCAAGGGTAATTTAACGATTACCGCCCCCATCATAATGGGAAGGATGCATGTATTTCCTTTGTTAGCTGAGTATATGAGCGCGTTTCCGGATGTATCGGTGAGATTGATATTGACCGATCAGAACATGCATCTTTATGAAGACCTTGTCGATATTGCCATTCGAGTTGGTAACCTCCCCAATAGCGATCTTGTTGCAAAAAAAATAGGAGAGGTACATAAGATTTTATGTGCTTCGCCAGAGTATATAGAACGAAATGGTATGCCTAAATCGCCACAAGCTTTAAGTCATCACAGTGTAATTACCTTTGAGGGGCTCGATTCAACAACGCGATGGCGATTCAGTGAGCACGGCAAAGATATTGACGTGCCAGTTATGTCACGAATGAAAGCAAATTCTACTGATATTGCGGTACTCAGCGCCCGAGAAAGCCTTGGTATTGCGCGCGTTCTTTCATACCAAGCCTTACCCTACTTGATGAATAACGAGTTGGTGCGCATTCTCAACGAATATAATCCACCTGCGTTGCCGGTTAACTTACTCTTTATCAGGCATGATCCACTGCCTATTAAACAACGTAGCTTTATTGATTTCATGGTACCTAGACTGCAAGCGCGATTAGCCGACGTTGCACGCGATTGGCATTCCCTCGACCAGCAGAATGCCAACTGA